One window of the Methanomassiliicoccaceae archaeon DOK genome contains the following:
- a CDS encoding glutamate--tRNA ligase, whose translation MSDQIEDTIRKFALQNAVFFKGKANPKAVVGKILGGCPELRSKAAEITPLINQIVEEVNAMGLEAQTKALSEMDSSMLVKEKKERHYELPELKNVDGRVVMRIAPGPSGPLHIGHTRVSVLNDEYVKRYGGDLVLRFEDTNPEKIDPDAYDMIPEDLDWLGVKCNRTYIQSDRFEMYYDYTRKLLEMGKAYVCTCDADHWRELKEHRQACPCHDLPVEEQLDRYDRFLAGEYEEGKAVVVVKTDLNHPNPAVRDFVALRLVSHPHPRTGDRYVAYPMMNLSVAIDDHEMGMTHVIRGKDHLNNTLRQEYIFDYFGWKKPEYYHYGLVNIPDTVLKTSIIKGEIQNGTYSGWDDVRTGTVRAMERRGIRPEAIRRYWVEAGMKAVDIQFSWDNLYGMNRDIIDAESNRYFFVRDPVRYDIDGVDVIEGSAPKHPDHPERGDRVYRLEDPRTVFLAGEDSKLFQEAERIRLKDLCNLEYGLPARYAGNDVSILKQGVRAVQWVGRDSEEATLLMPDGEVWSGLAERALMDEPGEMVQLERIGFARIEKREPGKVSMVFAHR comes from the coding sequence ATGTCCGACCAGATCGAGGATACGATCAGGAAATTCGCTCTTCAGAACGCCGTCTTCTTCAAAGGCAAGGCCAACCCCAAGGCCGTCGTCGGGAAGATCCTCGGGGGATGCCCCGAACTCAGGTCCAAGGCCGCCGAGATCACCCCTCTGATCAACCAGATCGTGGAGGAGGTCAACGCCATGGGGCTGGAGGCGCAGACGAAGGCCCTGAGCGAGATGGACTCCTCCATGCTGGTCAAGGAGAAGAAGGAGCGCCACTACGAGCTCCCGGAGCTCAAGAACGTGGACGGCCGGGTCGTCATGCGCATCGCGCCCGGCCCCTCCGGCCCGCTGCACATCGGCCACACGAGGGTCTCCGTACTCAACGACGAGTACGTCAAGAGGTACGGAGGGGACCTCGTCCTCAGGTTCGAGGACACGAACCCCGAGAAGATCGACCCCGACGCCTACGACATGATCCCCGAGGACCTGGACTGGCTCGGCGTCAAATGCAACAGGACCTACATCCAGTCGGACAGGTTCGAGATGTACTACGACTACACGAGGAAGCTCCTGGAGATGGGCAAGGCCTACGTGTGCACATGCGACGCGGACCACTGGAGGGAGCTCAAGGAGCACAGGCAGGCCTGCCCGTGCCACGACCTCCCGGTCGAGGAGCAGCTGGACAGGTACGACAGGTTCCTGGCCGGGGAGTACGAGGAGGGCAAGGCCGTCGTGGTCGTCAAGACCGACCTCAACCACCCCAACCCCGCCGTGAGGGACTTCGTCGCCCTGAGGCTCGTCTCCCATCCCCACCCCAGGACCGGCGACAGGTACGTCGCGTACCCGATGATGAACCTCTCAGTGGCCATCGACGACCACGAGATGGGCATGACGCACGTCATCCGCGGGAAGGACCACCTCAACAACACCCTCCGCCAGGAGTACATCTTCGACTACTTCGGATGGAAGAAGCCCGAGTACTATCACTACGGGCTCGTCAACATCCCCGACACCGTCCTGAAGACCTCCATCATCAAGGGCGAGATCCAGAACGGGACGTACTCCGGATGGGACGACGTCAGGACCGGGACCGTCCGCGCCATGGAGCGCAGGGGCATCAGGCCCGAGGCGATCCGCAGGTACTGGGTCGAGGCCGGCATGAAGGCCGTGGACATCCAGTTCTCCTGGGACAACCTGTACGGCATGAACAGGGACATCATCGACGCCGAGAGCAACAGGTACTTCTTCGTCCGCGACCCGGTCAGGTACGACATCGACGGCGTCGACGTGATCGAGGGCTCCGCCCCCAAGCATCCCGACCACCCCGAGAGGGGCGACAGGGTCTACAGGCTGGAGGACCCCAGGACCGTGTTCCTCGCAGGCGAGGACTCCAAGCTGTTCCAGGAGGCCGAGAGGATCAGGCTCAAGGACCTGTGCAACCTCGAGTACGGCCTCCCCGCCAGGTACGCTGGGAACGACGTCTCCATACTCAAGCAGGGCGTCCGCGCCGTGCAGTGGGTCGGAAGGGACTCCGAGGAGGCGACCCTGCTGATGCCCGACGGAGAGGTCTGGTCCGGTCTGGCCGAGAGGGCACTCATGGACGAGCCCGGCGAGATGGTCCAGCTGGAGAGGATCGGGTTCGCCAGGATCGAGAAGAGGGAGCCCGGAAAGGTCTCCATGGTGTTCGCGCACCGCTGA
- a CDS encoding UbiD family decarboxylase produces the protein MSVKESISGDVVTVQGPTDPDTRDVTRKLMEDQSKTVVFEDLNGGRAVGNLFSTREKIAAALNVPKDGIVEHLLHAITSPEPCEVVDSPEFREVQAELDLMKLPIPKYFPEDGGRYITSGVIVTDYNSTKNVSFHRMMIMDRNHIAVRLVPRHLFTIYNMAKKNGEELRIAICVGARAEVLLAAATSMDFGADELEVASSMFRKGHGTPLRVGRTDNGLLVPADTDYVLEGRITLNETKEGPFVDITGTYDFERQQPVIEIDRIWTRKDPIFHALLPGGWEHYMLMGLPREPMILKTVRQAVPRVKNVRLTEGGCCWLNGVVSIAKNKEGDGVNAIMAAFTGHPSMKQVIIVDDDIDIFDDKEVEWAVATRMQADRILKIPGAAGSSLDPSSHGKTTWKVGFDATIPLGADLSLYKKATLD, from the coding sequence ATGTCAGTCAAGGAATCCATCTCCGGAGACGTCGTGACCGTCCAGGGCCCCACCGACCCCGACACCCGCGACGTCACGAGGAAGCTCATGGAGGACCAGTCGAAGACCGTCGTGTTCGAGGACCTCAACGGCGGGAGGGCAGTCGGCAACCTGTTCTCCACCAGGGAGAAGATCGCCGCCGCACTCAACGTCCCGAAGGACGGCATCGTGGAGCACCTCCTCCACGCAATCACCAGCCCCGAGCCCTGCGAGGTCGTGGACTCCCCCGAGTTCAGGGAGGTCCAGGCGGAGCTGGACCTCATGAAGCTGCCCATCCCGAAGTACTTCCCCGAGGACGGCGGCCGCTACATCACGTCCGGCGTGATCGTGACCGACTACAACAGCACCAAGAACGTGTCCTTCCACAGGATGATGATCATGGACCGCAACCACATCGCGGTCAGGCTCGTCCCCAGGCACCTCTTCACGATCTACAACATGGCCAAGAAGAACGGCGAGGAGCTCAGGATCGCCATCTGCGTCGGCGCCAGGGCGGAGGTCCTGCTCGCCGCCGCCACATCCATGGACTTCGGCGCCGACGAGCTGGAGGTCGCGTCCTCCATGTTCAGGAAGGGCCACGGCACCCCCCTGAGGGTGGGTCGCACCGACAACGGCCTCCTGGTCCCCGCGGACACCGACTACGTCCTGGAGGGGAGGATCACCCTGAACGAGACCAAAGAGGGGCCGTTCGTGGACATCACCGGAACCTACGACTTCGAGAGGCAGCAGCCCGTCATCGAGATCGACCGCATCTGGACCAGGAAGGACCCGATCTTCCACGCCCTCCTGCCCGGAGGCTGGGAGCACTACATGCTCATGGGACTCCCCAGGGAGCCCATGATCCTGAAGACCGTGAGGCAGGCCGTCCCCCGCGTTAAGAACGTGAGGCTCACAGAGGGAGGATGCTGCTGGCTGAACGGGGTCGTCTCCATCGCCAAGAACAAGGAGGGCGACGGGGTGAACGCGATCATGGCCGCGTTCACCGGGCACCCCTCCATGAAGCAGGTCATCATCGTGGACGACGACATCGACATCTTCGACGACAAGGAGGTCGAGTGGGCCGTCGCCACCAGGATGCAGGCCGACAGGATCCTGAAGATCCCCGGCGCCGCCGGCTCGTCGCTGGACCCCAGCTCCCACGGGAAGACCACGTGGAAGGTCGGCTTCGACGCCACCATCCCCCTGGGCGCCGACCTGTCGCTCTACAAGAAGGCCACGCTCGACTGA
- a CDS encoding AAA family ATPase encodes MRRKIYDDLVQWKMASDGRTAVLIDGARRVGKSFVVEEFARNEYRSFLWIDFNDAPPTVIDVFENDSLDLDLFFNELSAIYGVTLYRRESLVIFDEVQLYPKARQMIKRLVKDRRFDYIETGSLISIKTNVSNILIPSEEKHIYMHPMDFEEFLWAMGNTETVPLIKRCFEERKTVSEAVHRSTMNLLRQYMLVGGMPQAVSTYVNTKDFRLTDDVKRDILQLYRNDIGKFAEQYQTKVREVFETIPSQLSKKEKKFNITSINKKAKSRRYSDAFLWLTDGMIVNPCFNSVDPNVGLALSLDDSKVKYYMADTGLLITMAFGDGPYTDNPLYKAVLTGKLGINEGMITENLVAQMLVASGHRLYFYSRYGDDPDDNMEIDFLIRRGIKVCPVEVKSSRSRMHVSLDRFMRKFARQTGDGYVLHPKNIDSDGRTVYLPLYMAIFL; translated from the coding sequence ATGAGGAGGAAGATCTACGACGACCTTGTGCAATGGAAGATGGCCAGCGATGGCAGGACCGCCGTGCTTATAGACGGCGCCCGTCGTGTCGGCAAGAGTTTCGTCGTGGAGGAGTTCGCGAGAAATGAATATCGCTCTTTCCTATGGATAGACTTCAACGATGCGCCCCCGACGGTCATTGATGTGTTCGAGAACGACAGCCTGGACCTCGACCTTTTCTTCAACGAGCTGTCGGCCATCTACGGAGTCACGTTGTACAGACGTGAATCCCTCGTCATTTTCGACGAGGTGCAGCTCTACCCCAAGGCGAGACAGATGATAAAAAGACTGGTGAAGGACCGCAGATTCGATTACATCGAGACGGGTTCCCTCATCTCTATAAAAACCAATGTCTCCAACATCTTGATCCCTTCGGAGGAGAAGCACATCTACATGCATCCCATGGACTTCGAGGAATTCTTATGGGCGATGGGGAACACCGAGACGGTTCCACTGATCAAGAGATGCTTCGAAGAGCGCAAAACGGTAAGCGAGGCCGTCCACAGATCCACGATGAACCTTCTGAGACAGTACATGCTCGTGGGCGGGATGCCCCAGGCAGTCTCGACCTATGTGAACACCAAGGACTTCCGCCTGACCGATGATGTGAAGAGGGACATCCTCCAGCTGTATAGGAACGACATAGGCAAGTTCGCCGAACAGTACCAGACGAAGGTCCGGGAGGTCTTCGAGACCATACCTTCGCAGCTGTCCAAGAAAGAGAAGAAGTTCAACATCACATCGATCAACAAAAAAGCGAAATCACGGAGGTACTCCGATGCTTTCCTATGGCTGACCGACGGAATGATCGTCAACCCCTGCTTCAACTCCGTGGACCCCAACGTTGGCCTTGCCCTGAGCCTCGACGACAGCAAGGTCAAGTACTACATGGCCGACACGGGCCTGCTGATAACGATGGCGTTCGGTGACGGTCCGTACACCGACAATCCGCTGTACAAGGCCGTGCTGACCGGAAAGCTTGGGATCAACGAGGGCATGATCACCGAGAACCTGGTCGCGCAGATGCTGGTCGCCAGCGGACACAGGCTGTACTTCTACTCCAGATACGGTGACGACCCGGACGACAACATGGAGATCGACTTCCTCATCAGGAGGGGGATAAAGGTCTGCCCGGTGGAGGTCAAATCATCCAGGAGCAGGATGCATGTGTCTCTTGACCGGTTCATGAGAAAGTTCGCCCGCCAGACCGGTGACGGGTACGTGCTCCATCCGAAGAATATCGATAGTGACGGCAGGACGGTCTACCTGCCGTTGTACATGGCGATTTTCCTGTGA
- a CDS encoding winged helix-turn-helix transcriptional regulator, with protein MELEVKSAQGGFPKSFWETYSAFANTNGGTIVLGVVEDDEKGMVIEGVPDVQGTLNGLWNGLNNTEKVSANLLTDSDVVITDVDGKELIVIRVPRADRKDRPLFINGNTRNSFRRNGEGDYRCTPDEINSMITDSMSGPTDRVPVNTSGISDFDPGTVSAFRNSMRTLKGEHPWNNLDDGEFLRVVGAAVDSEGTLVPTLAGLLMFGRSYCIMSESYNYHLDYREYVSDDEWSLRITSGDGEWSGNVYDFYIRVMNSLKTVTGRRMAIDDDMRRVEDTQLDKCMREMLVNALVNADYRGRGGILVEWRPRSFSVRNCGTFRIPLDTAMAGGVSDPRNQTMATMFSLIGAVEHAGSGIHRILSYCKSLGLPSPAFTEEMEPARVTVRLSLVPSDTDKDILDGQVVSLLSEDGTLSISAIAERLNVPRSRVVTAVDRLKTSGMLTRVDGTRGRWVVSGRLRRQKIETRATAYGCSCQSRNPSPETS; from the coding sequence GTGGAACTGGAAGTAAAGAGCGCACAGGGGGGCTTCCCTAAAAGTTTCTGGGAGACGTATTCCGCATTCGCCAACACCAACGGAGGGACGATAGTTCTCGGGGTGGTGGAAGATGACGAGAAGGGGATGGTCATCGAAGGTGTTCCTGACGTACAGGGCACATTGAACGGACTCTGGAACGGACTGAACAACACAGAGAAGGTCAGCGCGAACCTGCTCACGGATTCGGACGTGGTTATCACCGATGTCGATGGGAAGGAACTCATCGTCATCAGGGTACCACGCGCAGACCGCAAAGACCGTCCCTTGTTCATCAACGGCAATACACGCAACTCCTTCAGAAGAAATGGGGAAGGGGATTACAGATGCACCCCCGACGAGATCAACTCGATGATCACGGACTCGATGTCCGGCCCCACGGACAGGGTGCCCGTCAACACATCCGGCATCAGCGATTTCGACCCCGGAACAGTCTCCGCGTTCAGGAACAGCATGCGCACCCTGAAAGGAGAGCACCCCTGGAACAACCTGGATGATGGGGAGTTCCTGAGAGTCGTGGGTGCAGCGGTGGATTCGGAAGGGACGCTCGTACCGACGCTCGCCGGACTCCTTATGTTCGGACGCTCGTACTGCATAATGTCCGAGTCGTACAACTACCATCTCGACTACCGCGAATACGTCTCGGATGACGAATGGAGCCTGAGGATCACCAGCGGGGACGGCGAATGGTCCGGGAACGTCTACGACTTCTACATCAGGGTCATGAACTCATTGAAGACCGTCACCGGAAGGAGGATGGCGATAGACGACGACATGAGGCGCGTGGAGGACACCCAACTTGACAAATGCATGAGAGAGATGCTGGTAAACGCACTTGTCAACGCTGACTATCGCGGAAGAGGAGGGATCCTCGTGGAATGGCGCCCCAGGTCGTTCTCTGTCCGCAACTGCGGCACGTTCCGCATACCTCTGGATACGGCGATGGCCGGAGGGGTCAGCGATCCGAGGAACCAGACGATGGCGACCATGTTCTCCCTCATAGGTGCTGTGGAACATGCCGGGAGCGGCATCCATCGCATACTGTCCTACTGCAAGAGCCTGGGGCTGCCCAGTCCAGCGTTCACCGAGGAGATGGAACCGGCCAGAGTCACCGTCCGCCTGTCGCTCGTGCCGTCCGACACGGACAAGGACATCCTGGATGGACAGGTCGTCTCCCTGCTTTCCGAGGACGGGACGCTCTCCATATCGGCCATAGCCGAACGGTTGAACGTACCCAGGTCCCGTGTGGTCACGGCGGTTGACAGGCTGAAGACGTCCGGGATGCTCACCAGAGTCGACGGCACCAGAGGGAGATGGGTCGTCAGCGGCAGGCTGCGACGACAGAAAATAGAAACACGGGCCACTGCATACGGGTGCTCATGTCAGTCAAGGAATCCATCTCCGGAGACGTCGTGA